One stretch of Punica granatum isolate Tunisia-2019 chromosome 5, ASM765513v2, whole genome shotgun sequence DNA includes these proteins:
- the LOC116209319 gene encoding zinc finger CCCH domain-containing protein 31-like, with protein MEARKRGRPQAGLVANGGPKKSKHETESFSTGVGSKLKPCTKFFSTSGCQFGEACHFSHYVPGGYNAVAQMMNLPPAVPPPSRAMPGPPPVPNGSSSPAVKTRMCNKYNTAEGCKFGDKCHFAHGHWELGKPVAASFDDPRAMAPIPPRFGSRMELLPPPSFGGPVSSFGASATAKISVDASLAGAIIGKGGVNSKQICRQTGAKLSIRDHESDPSLRNIELEGTFEQIKEASALVRELIVNVSAMSSHAKGHGSQGGPAPSGSNYKTKLCDNFAKGSCTFGERCNFAHGAAELRRSAV; from the exons AAACGGAGTCCTTTTCAACCGGTGTAGGAAGCAAATTGAAGCCTTGCACCAAATTTTTCAG CACTTCGGGGTGTCAATTTGGCGAAGCTTGCCACTTTTCTCATTATGTTCCCGGCGGTTATAATGCGGTTGCCCAGATGATGAATCTACCGCCAGCTGTCCCTCCGCCTTCCAGGGCCATGCCAGGCCCACCACCTGTCCCAAATGGTTCTTCTTCACCAGCAGTTAAGACACGGATGTGCAACAAATACAACACAGCTGAAGGCTGCAAGTTTGGTGACAAGTGCCACTTCGCTCATGGCCACTGGGAACTCGGGAAACCTGTGGCGGCATCCTTTGATGATCCCCGGGCCATGGCACCAATCCCACCCCGTTTTGGCAGCAGAATGGAGCTGCTGCCACCCCCATCGTTTGGGGGACCTGTCTCCAGCTTCGGGGCTTCAGCAACGGCTAAAATCAGTGTGGATGCTTCCCTTGCTGGGGCTATCATCGGGAAGGGTGGAGTCAACTCAAAGCAGATCTGCCGCCAGACAGGGGCCAAACTCTCCATCCGTGACCATGAGTCTGACCCTTCCCTCAGGAACATCGAACTCGAGGGCACGTTCGAGCAGATCAAGGAAGCAAGTGCCCTCGTGAGGGAGCTGATTGTAAATGTCAGTGCAATGTCCAGCCATGCAAAGGGCCATGGGTCACAGGGCGGGCCTGCACCTTCAGGGAGCAACTACAAGACTAAGCTGTGTGACAATTTTGCCAAAGGATCTTGTACCTTCGGGGAAAGGTGTAATTTTGCCCATGGTGCAGCAGAGTTACGAAGGTCAGCAGTCTGA